A genomic region of Arachis stenosperma cultivar V10309 chromosome 9, arast.V10309.gnm1.PFL2, whole genome shotgun sequence contains the following coding sequences:
- the LOC130949992 gene encoding uncharacterized protein LOC130949992, translating to MNKECNALIQPQLPIKRKDPGSFHIPCAIGETKIDKGLCDLGASINLMPLSLMKKLQINELSPTDVIIKLADKTQKQAIGVVENVLVKVESYYLPTDFVILEMEESHLHPIILGRPFLATTRALIDVERGELILRIHDEQLTFNVFKSLQEASQENKESREEHNEALMQETSSEAQTTQLETPLVGKPCIQEEPHSKVSQGELSPPEHAKLVTRNS from the coding sequence ATGAACAAGGAGTGTAATGCTCTCATTCAACCACAGCTACCTATAAAAAGAaaagacccagggagctttcacATCCCTTGTGCTATAGGCGAAACAAAGATTGACAAAGGGCtttgtgacttgggagcaagcattaattTAATGCCCCTCTCCCTCATGAAGAAGCTCCAAATCAATGAACTATCTCCTACTGATGTAATTATCaaattggctgacaaaactcaaaaacaggcaATAGGAGTAGTTGAAAATGTGCTGGTGAAGGTTGAGAGCTACTATCTTCCCACAGATTTTGTTATTCTGGAGATGGAAGAAAGTCATCTCCATCCAATCATCTTAGGgaggccattcttagccactaCTAGGGCACTTATAGATGTGGAACGGGGAGAGCTAATCTTAAGGATACATGATGAACAACTCACCTTCAATGTCTTCAAATCATTGCAAGAAGCAAGTCAAGAAAACAAAGAATCAAGAGAAGAGCATAATGAAGCACTGATGCAAGAAACAAGCAGTGAAGCACAAACAACACAATTGGAAACCCCACTGGTTGGAAAGCCATGTATTCAGGAAGAACCACATTCAAAGGTATCTCAAGGGGAGTTGAGCCCACCAGAGCATGCAAAGCTAGTAACAAGGAATTCCTAG